In the genome of Anomalospiza imberbis isolate Cuckoo-Finch-1a 21T00152 chromosome 27, ASM3175350v1, whole genome shotgun sequence, one region contains:
- the PEX11G gene encoding peroxisomal membrane protein 11C isoform X2, with the protein MAAGALWGLVAALETHRGRDRAVRALSYGCQLAGAALPGPAGLPGGLLAASAQLSSCRTALRLFDDLAMLRHSCSYGLGPEGEDALVRGLSVLCNVANQLYYPCEHLAWAADVGIVRAGSQQWWTRSTALWGCALLLGILRSLRILCQLRRKLSQHNTSSPQRQQKLRAQVKAEVLSILMDTADLSNAIHWLPPGFLWAGRFPPWLVGLLGTISSLIGIYQASRGTNSEAA; encoded by the exons ATGGCGGCGGGCGCGCTCTGGGGGCTCGTGGCCGCGCTGGAGACGCACCGGGGCCGCGACCGGGCG GTCCGGGCGCTGTCCTACGGCTGCCAGCTGGCGGGGGCagcgctgcccggccccgcggggctgcccggggggctcctggccgcctctgcccagctcagctcctgccgCACCGCCCTGCGCCTCTTCGACGACCTGGCCATGCTCCGGCACAGCTGCAGCTACGGGCTGGGCCCCGAG GGCGAGGACGCGCTGGTGCGGGGGCTCTCGGTGCTCTGCAACGTGGCCAACCAGCTCTACTACCCCTGCGAGCACCTGGCGTGGGCGGCGGATGTCGGCATCGTGCGCGCCGGCTCCCAGCAGTGGTGGACGCGGAGCACGGCGCTGtggggctgtgccctgctcctgggcatccTGCG ATCCCTGAGAATCTTGTGCCAGTTAAGAAGAAAACTGAGCCAGCACAA CACTTCTTCACCTCAgaggcagcagaagctgagaGCCCAGGTGAAGGCTGAAGTTCTGAGCATCCTCATGGACACAGCAGATCTCTCCAACGCCATCCACTGGCTGCCTCCAGGATTCCTCTGGGCTGGAAGGTTCCCTCCATGGTTAGTAGGACTCCTGGGGACCATCTCCTCCCTGATTGGAATCTACCAGGCATCAAGAGGAACAAATTCCGAAGCTGCTTAA
- the PEX11G gene encoding peroxisomal membrane protein 11C isoform X1, giving the protein MAAGALWGLVAALETHRGRDRAVRALSYGCQLAGAALPGPAGLPGGLLAASAQLSSCRTALRLFDDLAMLRHSCSYGLGPEGEDALVRGLSVLCNVANQLYYPCEHLAWAADVGIVRAGSQQWWTRSTALWGCALLLGILRSLRILCQLRRKLSQHKCTSSPQRQQKLRAQVKAEVLSILMDTADLSNAIHWLPPGFLWAGRFPPWLVGLLGTISSLIGIYQASRGTNSEAA; this is encoded by the exons ATGGCGGCGGGCGCGCTCTGGGGGCTCGTGGCCGCGCTGGAGACGCACCGGGGCCGCGACCGGGCG GTCCGGGCGCTGTCCTACGGCTGCCAGCTGGCGGGGGCagcgctgcccggccccgcggggctgcccggggggctcctggccgcctctgcccagctcagctcctgccgCACCGCCCTGCGCCTCTTCGACGACCTGGCCATGCTCCGGCACAGCTGCAGCTACGGGCTGGGCCCCGAG GGCGAGGACGCGCTGGTGCGGGGGCTCTCGGTGCTCTGCAACGTGGCCAACCAGCTCTACTACCCCTGCGAGCACCTGGCGTGGGCGGCGGATGTCGGCATCGTGCGCGCCGGCTCCCAGCAGTGGTGGACGCGGAGCACGGCGCTGtggggctgtgccctgctcctgggcatccTGCG ATCCCTGAGAATCTTGTGCCAGTTAAGAAGAAAACTGAGCCAGCACAAGTG CACTTCTTCACCTCAgaggcagcagaagctgagaGCCCAGGTGAAGGCTGAAGTTCTGAGCATCCTCATGGACACAGCAGATCTCTCCAACGCCATCCACTGGCTGCCTCCAGGATTCCTCTGGGCTGGAAGGTTCCCTCCATGGTTAGTAGGACTCCTGGGGACCATCTCCTCCCTGATTGGAATCTACCAGGCATCAAGAGGAACAAATTCCGAAGCTGCTTAA
- the LOC137462914 gene encoding ectoderm-neural cortex protein 1-like → MSVSSHENRKSRSSSGSMNIHLFHKPGHADSLLTQLNLLRQQNLFTDVVLRAGNQSFPCHRAVLAACSRYFNAMFSGGLKESRDAEVNFHDSLHPEVLELLLDYAYSARVLINEENAESLLEAGDMLQFQDIRDASADFLEKNLYPGNCLNMLLLSDAHCCERLLELSWRMALANFTSLCKTEDFLRLPKDKLLELVESEELEVEDETLVYEAVIGWIRYDLPRRHEVLPELLRSVRLALLPESYLRKQVACEKLVTSHKLGEEIVADAVRCKMKILQNDGLVTGCCARPRKVSQALLLLGGQTFMCDKIYMLDHKTSEIIPRADIPSPRKECSACAIGCKVYITGGKGSENGASRDVWVYDTLHDEWAKAAPMLVARFGHGSAELDHCLYVVGGHTAMNGAFPASPSVSLKQVEHYDPQLDKWSLVAPLREGVSNAAVVGAKMKLFVFGGTSANQNKLPKVQCFDPCQNRWTVPASCPQPWRYTAAAVVGSHVIVIGGDTEFSASSAYRFHSDTFQWSKFGDVTAKCISCRAVTSGNRLYVVGGYCGAQRCKTLDCYDPSSDTWSSVTTVPYSLIPTAFVSTWKYLSA, encoded by the coding sequence aTGTCCGTCAGCAGCCACGAGAACAGGAAATCCCGCTCGAGCTCGGGCTCCATGAACATCCACCTCTTCCACAAACCGGGCCACGCCGACAGCCTCCTCACCCAACTGAACCTGCTCCGCCAGCAGAACCTCTTCACCGACGTGGTGCTGCGGGCGGGGAACCAGAGCTTCCCCTGCCACCGCGCCGTCCTGGCCGCCTGCAGCCGCTACTTCAACGCCATGTTCAGCGGGGGCCTGAAGGAGAGCAGAGATGCCGAGGTCAACTTCCACGACTCGCTGCACCCcgaggtgctggagctgctgctggactACGCTTACTCAGCCCGGGTGCTGATCAACGAGGAGAACGCGGAGTCCCTGCTGGAGGCCGGGGACATGCTGCAGTTCCAGGATATCCGGGATGCTTCGGCTGACTTTCTGGAGAAGAATCTCTACCCTGGGAATTGCCTgaacatgctgctgctgtccgaTGCCCACTGCTGCGAGCGGCTGCTGGAGCTGTCCTGGAGGATGGCCTTGGCCAACTTCACCTCGCTCTGCAAGACTGAAGATTTCCTCCGACTGCCCAAAGACaagctgctggagctggtggAGAGCGAGGAGCTGGAGGTAGAGGATGAGACGCTGGTCTATGAGGCCGTTATAGGCTGGATCCGCTACGATTTGCCCCGCCGCCACGAAGTTCTGCCCGAGCTGCTGCGCTCCGTccgcctggccctgctgcccgaGTCCTACCTGCGGAAGCAGGTGGCCTGTGAGAAGCTGGTGACCAGCCACAAGCTGGGGGAGGAGATCGTGGCCGACGCCGTGCGATGCAAAATGAAGATCCTGCAGAACGACGGCCTGGTGACGGGGTGCTGCGCCCGGCCCCGCAAGGTcagccaggccctgctgctgctcgggGGCCAGACCTTCATGTGCGACAAGATTTACATGCTGGACCATAAAACCAGCGAGATCATCCCTCGTGCCGACATCCCCAGCCCCCGCAAGGAGTGCAGCGCCTGCGCCATCGGCTGCAAGGTCTACATCACCGGCGGCAAGGGCTCCGAGAACGGCGCGTCCAGGGACGTCTGGGTGTACGACACCCTCCACGACGAGTGGGCCAAAGCTGCTCCCATGCTGGTGGCGCGGTTCGGCCACGGCTCCGCCGAGCTGGACCACTGCCTGTACGTGGTGGGGGGTCACACGGCCATGAACGGGGCCTTCCCGGCCTCTCCCTCCGTGTCCCTCAAGCAGGTGGAGCACTACGACCCTCAGCTGGACAAGTGGTCGCTGGTGGCTCCTCTCCGGGAAGGCGTGAGCAACGCCGCCGTGGTGGGAGCCAAGATGAAGCTGTTTGTTTTCGGGGGCACCAGCGCCAACCAGAACAAGCTGCCCAAGGTGCAGTGCTTCGACCCCTGCCAGAACCGCTGGACGGTGCCCgccagctgcccccagccctggcgcTACACGGCCGCCGCCGTGGTGGGCAGCCACGTCATCGTCATCGGCGGGGACACGGAGTTCTCCGCCAGCTCCGCTTACCGCTTCCACAGCGACACCTTCCAGTGGTCCAAGTTTGGGGATGTCACGGCCAAGTGCATCAGCTGCCGCGCTGTCACCTCAGGGAACAGGCTCTACGTGGTGGGGGGCTACTGCGGGGCTCAGCGCTGCAAAACCCTGGACTGCTACGACCCCTCGTCTGACACCTGGAGCAGCGTCACCACGGTGCCTTACTCCCTCATCCCCACCGCCTTCGTCAGCACCTGGAAGTACCTGTCGGCCTGA
- the ARHGEF18 gene encoding rho guanine nucleotide exchange factor 18 isoform X2, giving the protein MTIAQRGHSQPSLNTAGAVNKFGLISGDMDEGDSGFVKFKQTSDDVISLAPSTADSIFLEDAYSVSLRSEIETDAHEFEAESWSVAVEQPYAKKQRKDVIKRQDVIYELMQTEMHHVRTLKIMLKVYSKAMREELQFSNAVINKLFPCVDELLEMHGQFLLQLKERRKESLEEGSDRNYIIQNIGDLLVKQFSGENGERMKEKYGVFCCGHNEAVSHYKDLLQSNKKFQNLIKKIGNCSIVRRLGVQECILLVTQRITKYPVLVERIIQNTEAGTRDYEELTQALGLIKDTITHVDAMVNECEKGQRLKEIMHKMELKSSGKCKNGLLFRKDDMGQRRLLLDGMLYWKAASGRLKDILAVLLTDVLLLLQEKDQKYMFASVDSKPPVISLQKLIVREVANEEKAMFLISASLKGPEMYEIHTSSKEERNSWMAHIRRAVESCPDEEGGTFNEPEAERRQAEARAAKLKDFQERLNMKDDLILQSLTEKQQIYLEMSEVNGFEDHSQGSRARLLLRGDISENLQGEAILKSAVTEAENLQDFIFTHFGSASCQPEDGSGLPRRAETFGGYDSSPSISSKSGRKSSGGDQRQWDWRGPALSSDVQLHDPSSDAEEGSQTSDGTRLDDGSGVQPTVESQLVQRIQTLLQLLFSLQAVISQQDSYIEVQRATMADREKQYRLQSTRGNLLLEQEKQRNFEKQREELMNIQKLQSQLKLEQQRLERERSRQQREFELTEARLQERAEEMRQLRERLSQDREELERQREAYQHDLERLREAQRAVEKERERLDQLKKLKKQNTVSGTFSPEMGQSQMISHSISFNGEGLEPSAAGSKSSVRVSSVAGLEYLERPDLVRRDSTALENRPSLKNEVPIHLLSATNQIQKPAAVQQQIPTKLATFTKGSKEKGGKSKASHRTDSSASVDQKQLLPPRLAGREEAVLRGRRSASPSLPSSQTTAFQPELYGPTDAQPEALSSASVTLFKPNNVQVQPLVPSQPSLLNVQDDTSKEDVIFF; this is encoded by the exons ATGACTATCGCCCAAAGAGGACATTCCCAGCCTTCACTGAACACTGCTGGAGCTGTTAATAAATTTGG GCTAATTTCAGGAGACATGGATGAAGGGGATTCAGGCTTTGTAAAATTTAAGCAGACTTCAGATGATGTTATCTCGCTTGCACCTTCAACAGCAGACTCCATTTTTCTGGAAG ATGCATATTCTGTGTCCCTCCGGAGTGAAATAGAAACAGATGCTCATGAGTTTGAGGCAGAGTCTTGGAGTGTTGCAGTGGAACAGCCTTATgcaaaaaagcaaaggaaagatGTTATAAAAAGGCAAGATGTCATTTATG AATTAATGCAGACTGAAATGCACCATGTTAGGACACTGAAAATAATGCTGAAGGTGTACTCCAAAGCCATGAGAGAGGAGCTGCAGTTCTCAAATGCAGTCATCAACAAGCTCTTTCCCTGTGTGGATGAGCTGCTGGAGATGCATGggcaattcctgctccagctgaagGAGAGACGAAAGGAATCCTTGGAAgaaggcagtgacagaaactATATAATCCAGAACATTGGAGACCTCTTGGTAAAACAG TTTTCAGGTGAAAATGGGgagagaatgaaagaaaaatatggtGTGTTCTGTTGTGGACACAATGAAGCTGTTAGCCATTACAAAGACCTGCTACAAAGCAATAAGAAGTTCCAAAACTTAATAAAG AAAATTGGGAACTGTTCCATTGTGAGGAGGCTGGGTGTTCAGGAGTGCATCCTCCTGGTCACCCAGCGCATCACCAAGTACCCGGTCCTGGTGGAGCGGATCATTCAGAACACAGAAG CTGGAACTAGAGATTATGAAGAGCTGACCCAGGCCCTTGGTTTAATTAAGGACACCATCACCCATGTAGATGCCATGGTAAATGAGTGTGAGAAGGGGCAGCGACTCAAGGAGATCATGCACAAAATGGAGCTGAAATCATCTGGGAAATGCAAGAATGGGCTTTTGTTCCGGAAGGATGACATGGGCCAGAGGCGGCTCCTCCTGGATGGGATGCTGTACTGGAAAGCTGCATCAGGGAGGCTCAAAG ATATTCTGGCAGTCCTGCTCACTGATGTACTGTTGCTCTTACAGGAAAAGGACCAAAAGTACATGTTTGCATCTGTG gaCTCTAAGCCACCAGTTATCTCACTGCAAAAATTGATTGTGAGAGAGGTAGCTAATGAGGAAAAGGCAATGTTCTTAATTAGCGCTTCCTTAAAAGGACCAGAAATGTATGAAATTCACACCAGCTCCAAAGAGGAGAGGAATTCCTGGATGGCACACATCCGCAGGGCTGTGGAGAG CTGTCCTGATGAAGAAGGAGGAACATTTAATGAACCTGAAGCAGAGAGGAGGCAAGCTGAAGCAAGAGCTGCAAAGTTAAAAGATTTTCAAG AGCGTTTGAACATGAAAGATGACCTGATTCTGCAAAGTCTCACTGAGAAGCAGCAGATTTATCTGGAGATGTCTGAGGTGAATGGCTTTGAAGACCATTCCCAAGGATCCCGAGCCAGGCTGCTTCTTCGGGGGGATATCTCAGAGAATCTGCAAGGAGAGGCGATTCTGAAGTCTGCAGTGACTGAAG ctgAAAATCTCCAGGACTTTATCTTCACTCACTTTGGCAGTGCATCCTGTCAGCCTGAGGATGGCTCAGGACTCCCCCGGAGAGCAGAGACCTTTGGAGGATATGACAGTAGTCCCTCAATTTCAAGTAAAA GTGGCAGGAAGAGCAGTGGTGGTGACCAGAGGCAGTGGGACTGGAGAGGCCCTGCACTGAGTTCAGATGTGCAGCTCCATGACCCCTCTTCTGATGCAGAAGAAGGATCTCAAACT AGTGATGGCACGAGGCTGGATGACGGCAGTGGTGTTCAGCCCACCGTAGAGTCTCAG cttGTCCAAAGGATACAGACGCTGTTGCAGTTGCTCTTCAGTCTTCAG GCTGTGATATCTCAGCAGGACAGCTACATCGAGGTGCAGCGAGCCACCATGGCAGACCGGGAGAAGCAGTACCGGCTGCAGTCCACCCGGGGGaatctgctgctggagcaggagaagcAGCGGAACTTCgaaaagcagagggaagagCTGATGAACATCCAGAAGCTCCAGAGCCAGCtgaagctggagcagcagcgCCTGGAGCGAGAGAGGAGCCGGCAGCAGAGGGAATTTGAACTCACGGAAGCGCGGCTGCAGGAGCGCGCGGAGGAGATGCGGCAGCTGCGGGAGAGGCTGAGCCAGGAcagggaagagctggagaggcAGAGGGAGGCCTACCAGCACGACCTGGAGAGGCTGCGGGAAGCCCAGAGAGCtgtggagaaggagagggagcgCCTGGATCAGCTAAAGAAGCTGAAGAAGCAGAACACAGTGTCTGGCACCTTCTCCCCAGAAATGGGCCAG AGCCAGATGATCAGTCATTCCATCAGCTTCAACGGAGAAGGGCTGGAACCATCTGCAGCTGGCTCCAAATCCTCAGTGAGAGTGAGCTCGGTGGCCGGGCTGGAGTACCTGGAGCGGCCGGACCTGGTCCGCAGGGACAGCACCGCCCTGGAGAACCGGCCCTCCCTGAAGAACGAAGTGCCAATTCATCTCCTGAGTGCAACCAACCAGATCCAGAAACCAGCTGCAGTCCAGCAGCAGATCCCCACCAAGCTGGCCACCTTCACAAAAGGAAGCAAGGAGAAAGGTGGCAAGAGCAAAGCATCTCATAGGACAGATAGTTCAG CCTCTGTTGATCAGAAGCAGCTGCTTCCCCCCAGGCTTGCTGGACGAGAGGAGGCTGTCCTGAGAGGCAGGCGGTCAGCGAGTCCATCCCTCCCAAGCAGCCAGACCACTGCATTCCAGCCAG aACTGTATGGCCCTACAGATGCTCAGCCAGAAGCACTTTCATCTGCCTCAGTGACCCTCTTCAAGCCCAATAACGTTCAGGTTCAGCCCCTGGTTCCCTCTCAGCCCAGTCTGTTGAATGTGCAAGATGATACCAGCAAAGAAGATGTCATTTTCTTCTAA